In Myxococcales bacterium, the DNA window CCGATCGTCGCGAGGTCGCGATCGACGGAGCGCGCACGTTGGTCGGGCGGTTCGACACCCCCGAGCAGTGGTCGCTCCCGCTCACGCTCGGCACACGGGACGCGCGCGTGCGCATCGGGTTCGACCACGTTCCGATGACGCGGCTCTTCGCGGCCCTCGTGAGGACCGGGCTCTTCTGGCTCCTCCGTGGCCCGCGGTTCCGTCGGCTGCGCCACGCGCTCCTTCGGGCCGAGGGCTCGGAGAAGCGTGAGGGCGCGCGGGCCGCGTTCCGGGTGGACGTCGAGGGCACGTCGCGCGCGGCGGCCGAGATCGCGAGCCCCGAGGGACAGGCGACGCTCACTGCCGTGGGAGCGCTCCTCGCGGTGCGGTGGGCGCTCGGGCTCCGCGATGGGGGAGTCTTCTTCCCCGAGGGAGATCCGGCGAACACGAGGCTCCCTTCTCTCTTGACGGAGCTCGGTGTGGAGACGACCGTGCTCCCCGCATGACACGGCGCTTTACGGCGAAGGGTCTCGAGACGCGCGCGCGCATCGTCCGCGCGGGGCGCGAGGCGCTCGTGGCGGACGGACCCGAGGCCCTCGCGCTCCGTTCGGTGGCGGCGCGGGCGGGCATGTCACTCGGCAACTTGCAGTTTTACTTCGCCGATTTGGACGCGCTGCTCGCGGCCATCCTCGCCGAGGAGCTGCGGGCGGGCGCGGCCGCCGTGGAGGCCGCGCGGGCGGGGGCCACCGATCCCATCGAGGCGACGCTCGACGTGCTCCTCGGCCAGCACGACGACGTCGCGACCGTGAAGGTCTTCTTCTCTCTGTGGGCGTTCGCGGTCGGGAGGCCCAAGATGGCGCGCATCTTGAGGGAGTTTTACACCGAGCTCGTCGCCCACCTCGGCCGAGAGATGTCCGTCGTGCGCGCCGATCTTTCGGACGAAGAGCGCGAGACCCGCGCGTGGCTCTTCGTCGCGCTGCTCGAAGGGTCGAGCGTGCTCCGCGCCCTACGAAAGCGCGGCGACGAGACCCACTCGGCGGCGTTGCGCGAGAAGCTGCGCGAGCTGCTCCTCGGGTGAGCCTCACGGCACGAACGGCGGCCTCGGTCCTGCGGATTGGAGCAGCACCTCGACCCCTGGTTGGCACCCGTAGATCCCCACCAGGAACATCGGGTTTCGGGATGAGGTCCCGAGGTCGAGCCAACCCGAATCGTAGGGAAATTCCTGCGTCCCCGGCGCCCCCTCCGGCCCACGACGGTCGTAGCCGAAGGCGTCGTTGTTGTAGAGCACCGGGAGCGAGGTGAACACCTTGGACCAGGCATCGTCCGCTTGGCCACGAACCCGAATGCGGATATCGCGCAACCCTCCGTCGCGTGACGCCGGCACACCGAACGCGACGTGGGCGGGCATTTCGCACGACCCGTCGGGAGACGGCTTCGACCGAATCACGACGCAGCGCGCGCCCTCGCAGGAGGCGTCGGCCCTCTGCTCGGCCCCACCGGCCGTCACGACATCGTCCGTCGCGAAGTTCCATGTCTCGCGGGATGGGACGACGAGCGGATCGAGCTCCACGGTACGCTCGGGCACCTGCCGGCCGGCGAAGTCCCGACCGGTCGGGAAAAACAGGGTCCGCTTGCGGGTATCCTCCACGCTCGACTTCCCGAACGACCTCGCGTCCCAAAGGCCGCCCCTGGATGGAGCGTATTCGAATGGGGCATCGTCGCCGAGCTTCAGCAACACCGGGCCGTCGAACGCAACGGGTGTATCGTACATCTGTTCGGGGACGAGCCACATCGGCAGCTTTCCACCGGGATACACGGCGAACGGGCGAACCTCGGGCGGCTTGCGGTCGGGCTCCATGCGGAAAACGAGCTTCGCGTCGCGGCTCACGTCCCGGTTGCCCGGGAGCGTCACCGACGCGTCGACGGTGAGCTCACCGCCGTCCACGGGGAGACCCTCG includes these proteins:
- a CDS encoding TetR family transcriptional regulator C-terminal domain-containing protein — protein: MTRRFTAKGLETRARIVRAGREALVADGPEALALRSVAARAGMSLGNLQFYFADLDALLAAILAEELRAGAAAVEAARAGATDPIEATLDVLLGQHDDVATVKVFFSLWAFAVGRPKMARILREFYTELVAHLGREMSVVRADLSDEERETRAWLFVALLEGSSVLRALRKRGDETHSAALREKLRELLLG